The Streptomyces sp. cg36 genomic interval TGTGCCGCGTTCGGTGTGGCGCAGCTGCACGATTCCGGCTACGCGGCCGCGGATGACGGCGCTGGTCTCTCCGCTCATGGGGATCCTCCTGGATGCAGCGGACGGCGGGGCTGCCCGGAAGCCATCGAAGCAAGTTCCATAATACCGTAAAGGGGGAGTGTTGTCATCCCGCTTTCCGTCCGGACAGGCACCCGCCCCCAGTCCCGCTGGCCGCGCTCAGCTGCTCGTGCGCGACGCCTTCGCCCCAGCCCGCGCGGCCGGGTCGCCTGCGGTCGGCCTGGGCTTGCGGCACGGGCCGGGGCCCTCGCAGCAGGCCGCCGATGCCGGGTTGTCCCCGTGGCAGGCCGGGCAGTTCCACAGGAGTCCTGCGGCCAGGGCGGCCGCGCGGATGGCCTGCCTGCTCCCGGCGTCCGCCGCGCTGAGCAATTGGTCCAGGACGGCCTCTCGTGGTGCGCCTTCGGTGCCGCTGTCGTCGAGTACGACGGCGTCCTGGACGGTCACGCGCAGGGGCACCGTGCCGTCGGGTCGCACGAGCCGGTCGCTTGCGGTGTCGAGGTGGACGGAGACCTGCACGGCCCCGAGCTCGGGGTCGAGGTACGCGAACACCAGGATGCCGTCGACCTCGCTCCACGGGAGGTCGTTCTCGTCGCTCTGCGGGTGGAAGACGGTGCTGCGGTTCGCCTGCTCGCACGCGTCGGGCGCGGGGAACGCGAAGGTGAGGGGCACAAGACGGCCCAGGCGAGGCCCTTGGACGGTGGCGCGGTGGAGGGAGAAGCCCTCGTCGGAGAAGCGGTCGCAGTCGTGTCCGTAGTACAGCTCCACTGCCTCGCGGTCATCGGCGGGCGGGTGGGGCGGGATGTCCTCGTGGCTGCGGAGGTTGGTCCAGTGTGCGCGTACGTGCCGTGCGAGCTCGGCGCGAGCGAGGCCCTCGTCGGTGAACGGCAGCACCCGGTCCTCGTCGCTGTCCCAGCGGCGCAGCAGCCAGACGCGGCCCGGCGCGCGGGGCGGAATGCGCGTGAGGGCCGGTGGCGGGGTCGCGAAGTCGAGATGCTCCAGCCAGCCGCCGAGGATGTCCGCGACCGCCGCGCCGGGCCACTCGCCTGTGCGCTCCTCCAGATCGATCAGCTGTTGGTGCAGGGTGACGAGGGTCTTGCCCATGGGAGTGTTCCGGTCGACGGGGGTCTTCGGCTCGGGGGTGGACACTGAGATTCCTCTCGGGTTGGTGGATGGCGTATGGGCGCGCGGCACGTCTGCCGTGGGCTCAGAACTCGCCGGGAATGAGCAAGCTGACGTGCCAGCGGTGGGGGGCCGGCCTGGTGCTCGGCAGTGGCGCATGCCTGGCGGAGGTCGTTCTCGTAGCTGTGGTTGATCCATGCCGGGGCACGTAGTTCTGCCTGGTCCGGGCTGGCGGCAGCGATTGCGAACAGGGTTGTCGCCGACGGCCGCCCCTCGGCCGGTCGCTCCACGACTGTGTCGCTGAGGCGCCGGGCATGCCAGGCGGTCTCCGGGGCGTCGGGAACGGGCGGCAGGGTCTACGGGGTGCTCATGAAGCTTTCCTTCGGGGACGCGGAGCGGGAGGCGGCGCCCTGGGCGGGGCCCGGGACGCTAGGGCTAGCGCTGTTCCAGTCCCAGGGCGTTGCGCAGCAGGCCGAGCACGGCGGCCTGGTCGGCGGGCAGAGCGGCCTCACGCAGGACGCGCTTGCGCAGGATGGGCACGTGCAGACTGATCCCGACCGGTACGTCGGATGTGCCTTGGTGATACGTCAGCTGGTAGTGCCGGGAGTCGATCATCCAGGCCTCGTACCGGTCGGCGGGCCGCCCGCTGCGGGCAGTGTGGCTGTCGTCGGTGCTGGTTGCCGGGCAGGCGCAGGATGGGTCGGTGCAGGGACGGCCCGCCGGGTGCGAGGCGAGCACGGGCCGTGAGCGGTAGTGCGTGGCGGTGCCGTTCAGCATCGGGCAATGAGCTGCGGCATACGGCAGACACTCGGGGTGCAGCGCGGGCTCGGGAGAATAGCCCAGTCCCTGGTCGGCGGGGCGGACGAGGACGAAGAACCGTTCCTCAAGGTGTCCGGAGCAGATCTGGCACAGCCGCTGGTAGAAGGCATGGCGCATGCGGCTGGCGTCGAGGCTGCCGAACGCGGTGTGTCCGTTGTGGGTCAGCGACACCCAGGGCACGACCAGGCCGCCGGCCAGCGGCCGGTGGCAGCAGCGCACCGGTATACCGGGACGCGCCGCGGTCACTGCTCCCCCGGCCGTGCTGGCTGCGCGGCGTCCGCGTCGGGCGGCGCGGGGACAGGGCGGCTGAGACGGATACGCAGGTGGTCCGGGGTCGCAGGGTCCGTGTTGTAGGCCTGGATGCAGTACGGACAGGTGGCCTGGCGCGGGTCCGCAGCCACCGTGGCGCTCTCGCCGCACCGGGACCGCCGTGCCTCCAGGTACACGGCGCCGCTGGCAGGCAGCGAGGCCGTCTCGGCCGCGATGCAGGCCGCCTGCTGGAGCACGGGAGGGGCGGTGCGGACGGCGTCGCTGAGCTGTTGCAGCCGGTCGGCGAGCCGCTGCTGCTCCCCGTACAGGGCGATGCCGTTGCTGCCGGTCCACACTGCGACGGCGATCTCGCCTGGCTCGACGACCGCGTCGTCGATGTCGGTGCCGGGGTAGAGCAGTTGCGCCGCGCTGGCGGTGTCGGCCCATTCGAGTCGGTCAGACATGTGGGGTGTTCTCCTTGCACGGTGTGAGGGAGGGGGCTGAGTGAAGGGCCCGGGGCGACAGCGCCGCCCCGGGCCGGTGAGGGGCTACGCGTCGGCCGGGGGGTTGGTGAGCTCGATGCAGGCGGCCGGGACCTTCGAGATGCGGTAGCGCGTCTGGTCCTCGCGGACGGTGAAGCGGGTGTTGTTCGGGTCACGGCGCAGTTGCTCGGTGGAGTCCTCGTCCAGCACGAAGTCGAAGCGGCTGCCGGTGCTGTTGGGCTGGCCCACGGTGCCGGTCAGGCGGCGCAGGCAGGCCGGACGGATCGTGGTGTCGATCCGTGCGGTGCGCCCGGGGAGGATGACCGGGCGCTGGGCGGCGTCGAGTTCGACCAGCCGGGCGGCGGCCGTCTCCTGGACGGCGGTGAGGGCGTTCACGTCGTCCAGGGCGGCGACGTGGGCGCGGATCTCGGCAAGAGTGGGCATGGCAGGGTCCTCTCTGGTGTTGCGCGGGGTGAGCCGGGGCTGGGGTGCGCCCGGTGGAAGAGACCGGCTGCCGGAGGGCGGCCGGGGATGGGCGCCGGGTGTGGCGTCCACCGGGTGTGCGTCGGTCAGTCGAGCGGGTAGAACACCAGCGCGGCGACGGCGTTGTCGGGGATCTGCGGGAAGAGCCTGCGCAGTTCCGGGTCGTTGGCGAGTTCGCTTTCCAGCGGATAGACCTCGCCGTGCAGCCCGTCGTACTCGGGGGCATAGCGGGCGCGCGCGCACGTGCTGAACGGCGAGTAGCCGTTGCCCTCGGCGTCGGCGGAGAGCACCACGAGGGTGCTTCCCGGAAGACGTGCCCATTCGTAGCCGACGAGGCGGCGCAGGAGGGCCAGAGTGAGCGGCTGATCGCGCTTAGTTTCAGGGTCGGGGGAGGTGGACATGGGGGCTCCGTCGGGTCGTGCCAGCGTGAAGGGGGCGGCCAGGCCTTGTCGGGGCCCGGCCGCCGTGCGCGTGAGGCTCAGGCGCCGCCGGGGGCGTCGGTGTCCGTGCCCCGGTGGGCGGCCACGGCCTGTTCCTCGACCTCGGACAGCCGGTAGGAGCCCTTGTCGTCCTGACCCAGCTTCTCCAGAAGCAGCAGGTAGGCAGCCTGCTGGGGCGTAGGGTCCTCCCACAGGAAGCGGACCTGCATGCTGGCGTCGTTCCAGCCCTTCGGGTCACGCATGTCGCGCTCGAACGCTGCGGCGACGTGCGCGAACAGCACGTGAGCCGTGCGGGCCTTGGAGAGGGTGACGTGCTCCGACAGCCGCACCTGCTCCAGCGGGCTCTCGGGCAGCTTCACGCCCAGGAACTGGGCGACGTCCTCGCTCTCCTGGCGCTGTGCCCATTTGCCGTAGCAGCGGGGCAGGTCAAGCAGCACCCCGAGGGCGAACCGCCAGGCTTCTTCCGGCAGGGCCTTGCTGCCGCGCACCAGGCGGGAGACGAACGCCTTGCGGGGGCCTGCGGCGGCCTTCCAGGCACGGTTGCACGCGGTGGTGCGGGCCCGCTCGGCCGCCTCCTCCTCGTCCTCGGCGCTCTTCTGCGGCTTCGGCTTCGGGCGTACCTTGTGCCCGTGCCCGGCCGGGTCGGCGCAGTACCAGACGGGCCGGTGCTCGTCGTCGAGGCGGGCGCTGTGGCCGGGGCAGCCCTTGTGGTTGGCCTCTTCCATCGGCCTGCCCAGCGGTGAGGTGAGCTCCGACAGAGGCCGGGCGGTGTCCTTCTCCCCGTATGCCGACGGCGTGGGCAGCAGGGCAATGCCCGCCTTCTCCAGTGCCGCGACAGCCTCCTTGCGGGTGGTGCGGTCGTCCATCTCGGCTGTGAGCAGGGCGAGTTCCTGGTCCCAGTGACCGCGCCCGCCGCCCTGCTCCGCCTCGTCGCGGGCCAGTGCACGCAGCAGGCGGTCCTGGGCGCGGGGCACGTCCTCGACCTCCGCGAGCTGGGCGATCTGCTCCAGGTCCATGCCCGAGGCGGAGGCCCGGCGCAAGGTGGCGTCGTCGAGCTGCTGGGCCCGGCCGAGCCGCTTGCCGGTGCCGCGCTTGATGCCGAGCGCACGCGCGGCCCTGGTCTGTTCGACCTCGTCCATCCCCAGCAGCGACAGCTCGGCGGCCTTGAGGGTGTCCTTGGGGGACATGCCCTGCCGCTGGCGGTTCTCGATCAGCGACAGGAACCGCGTCCAGGCGTCGCGGCCCACCATGTCGGTGCGGACGTAGGCCTTGATCTGCCGCTGGGGGTGGCCCTCCGCCTCGGCGGTGGCGTTCGCGACCTGCGCGGCCTGCGTGCGCCGCCAGCCCTTGAACGCGGTGTAGGTGCCATCGGGGAGGGGGCGGACACTGACCGGGTCCTGGACGCCGACGGCCTTCACGGAACTGATCAGCTCGGCGTCGGGCTCGGTGTCGTGCTCGCGGGCGTTGCACTCGTCCCGCATGATCAGGCTCGGGTCGAGCAGGACGGCACTCAGGTTCTCCTCGTCGGCGTCGACGGGGAGGGACGCGGCCCTCTGGTCGGCGGTGGCTGTGGCCATGTCTGGCCTCCTTGTGCTGGTTGACGGACTTTCAGCGGCGCCGGGAGGGAGCCACCCTCTCGACATGTTCCATAATACTGTATTCTTGGGATGGTGCAACCGTTATGCTCCGCGCTGGCCCCGCCGCGAAGGCGCGGGTCAGCGGGCCTGGCGGCGGGCGGCGTGGACGGAGCACGCGTACACCGCGCGGGCACCGCCGCTGAGGCGGCGGATGGAAGCGACCTGCTCGTTGCAGGGCAGACCGCAGTCGACACACCGGCGCTCCTCCTCAGTCGCGGGGGCCGGCGCGGGCGGCGGGGACGGTGCGGATCGGGACACGGCGGATTCCTCCTCTACCGGGCTGAAGGGGTGATGGTCGTCGGAGTGCAGGACGGCCGTCCCGGGGCGGGTGCGCGGTGGGGTCCCTGCGCGTGGGTGAGCGGGGCGAGGGAGTTGCCGATCGCGTCAGGCGAAGCGGAGCCGGGTGTTCGGTGCGTGCCCCAGGAACTCCTCCAGGGCGGCCAGGAACGAACCGAAGGCGGGGCTGCCCTCGCCGTACATCACCCTGGGGCGCAGCAGCGGGTACGCGGGGTGCCCCCAGATGTCGCAGGCGCGGGCGTAGAACGTGCCGAACTCCCTGGTGAGGAAGCCCTGCCGGACGAGATCGGTGACATGTCCGTTCCGCAGGAGGAACACGCTCCAGCCGGGCTCGGGCTGCGCGGCGGGGACGGTCAGCGCCACCGGCTCGGCCATGCCGGAGCGCCGCCCCACGCGCTCGATGACGCACTCGTGGTCATACCGGTCCATGGCGGCGCTCCTGATGGGTGAATGGACGGGGTGTCAGTCCTGGACGGGCCCCTTGGCCTGGCTGCTGTCCCGCCACTGCGCCAGCTGGCGGGCGCATGAGGCGCTGTCGGCCAGGCACTCGGCGGCCGTCTCGGGAGAGGGGTGGCGGATGATGCCGGTCGCTCGGCCGGACGTGTCGTAGAGGCGGGCCATCCAGCCGCGGCTGCCCTACTCGATGCCGTGGTCCTCCGGCGCGTGGTCGGCAGAGCCCCCGTCGTCGATCCGGATGGTGCGGCCGTCCGGGAGCGGGACGATGACGGCGGTGCGGGTGATGTCGGCTTCGTGGAACCCGGCGTGTGCGAGGGCCTGACTGAGGATCTTGCCCGCGTTGGCCGGTATGTCGCGTGCCGCCTGCGGCATCCGGCTGAGGCGTTCGAGTATCGCGTTGATCAGTTCCAGCGTGGCTTTCCTCTCGTCCGACGGGGGTGCGCTGTCGGAGGTCTCGGCGAGGCGGCTGCGCAGCTCGGTGAGGACGGAGGAGGCGGTAGCGGCGCCGGGGCGGTCCACGACTTCGGTGTGCAGCAGAAACATCCGTGCCGCCCAGTGCGCAGCCGGTCGCTCGCGCGTGAGCGCGCAGGGATGCTCGCCGGTCAGGTCGTACGCCCGCGTGATGGCGTCGTGGGTGCGGGTGCGCAGGGTGCGGACGGCGGCGACCAGGCGTGCGGGGTCGGCGAGCGGAAAGAGGTCGCGCTCGCGGACGGCGTGGGCTTCCAGGAGGACCGCGTCCCACAGTGTGGCCAGTTCTGCGGTGCATTCGGCCTGACCGGCGAGCTGCGCGAGGTGCAGGGGGGCGCTCTGGGCGCCGAGCGCGAGGGCGGCGCCGGCCTCGCGGTGGAGTGTGTAGGCGCGCTGGGCGTGGGCGGTGAGCAGCCTCGCAGCCTGGGGCAGATTCACGAGAGACCTCCTTGTGAGTTCCATAATACCTTATCTGTTGGGTAGGGCAACTGGGTTTCCCTGCTGCCCCACCCCCGCCTTTGGCCGTGAGCATGGCTGTCAGAGCGGCTGCCTGGCCAGCCGGAGCTGGATCCCGTCAGGCGCGACCGTCACCCTTCGGCCCGGGCGGCTGAGGAGCTGTACGTACGCGTCCATGTCCCGGTCGTAGCGCTCAGCTTCGTACCCTGGGGCCTCGATGCGGGCTCCGGGCCGGACCGAACCCCAGGGCTCCAGCAGCCTTGCCACCCTGGCGGTACCCGCGCTGCGGTAGATCTGGAAGCCCGGGGTGCGCGTGTAGTCGATGTCCGCCAGGCCGTAAGGCATCAGTCCCGCGACGGCGAGCTCCACGGCCAGGGCCCGCAACCGCTCGTCGTCGATCAGGTCCCCGGTGAGTCCCGGCAGTTCAAGGGAGGCGGCAGCGGCCCGCCGGGCGGCGTCCGCTTCTCGTTCCGCGCTCTCGGCTGCGGACTCGGCCTCCTGCGCATCGCCGTAGGCGCGGACGCGCGCCCCGGTGAACTGGTCCATCAGGTCCCAGCCGCAACCCAGGGCTGCGGGGGTCAGGCGGAATCGCATGGCGGACGGGTCGGCGGGCTGCGCAGCGAAGTACACCTCACTGCTGCCGTGCGGCTCGGTGGTCACCAGCCCGGATCGGCGCAGGGCGTCCGCGATGAACGGCGCTACCGCGCGGGAGAATCCGCCTGGCGTGCACCACGCGGCGGCGGCGCACCGTGCGCCTGCCCCGACTGGATGACGCATCTGCCGGTCGAACACCATCACTCCGCCGTGGGGGCGGTGGCTGGGGAAGGCCGACAGGGCGGCGTCGGCTCGCGCGAGGGCGTCAAGGTCGGCGGGGGTGGACGGATGCATGGCGGGGTTCCCTTCGTAGGGTGCGGGCGGTGGGCGTTGGACTACGGTCACGGGCGCCCGGCCTCACGCCAGGCCTCGTGACGCTCGGCATCGGCGCGGGCGTCTTCGGCGGTGTACCCGCTGCTGCACCACCCGTGGCAGAGCTGACCTGCGGGGGCGCGGCAGGTCTCGCAAGGCTCCTCGAAGTCGTCGGGACGAAACGGAAGCAGACTGCTCACGGCGCGCCCTCCTTGGGTGCGGGTTCGTCACCGTGACTCCGGTGAGTGGGCGAGTCGCACGCGGTCGGCGGGTGGGCGCTGTGCCGGCTGCTCCGCACGCGTGCGGGACTTCGGCGGGCAGGGGGAGCGGCGTTCTCGGCGGTGACGGGGCACTCAGCCGTGCAGGGCGTGCCAGGCCTGTGTGTTGTACTCGCGGGTGAGGTCGTCGGCATAGGCGACGTCGCGCGCGGACTCGGCGTCCAAGGCGGCCACGATCGTCAACTTGCCCCGGATCTGCTCGACGCAGCGCAGCAGCGGGCCGCTGGCCTTCTCCCGCTCGGCCCGACCGAGGGGCAACGGCTGCACCAGGTGGATTCGCTCATCACGAGTGAAGATCACGGCAAAGGGGCGGAAGTCCTCGATCCGCGACGGCCTGGCCGGGCTGACCATCGTGTCAGCCAGCGTCGCGCGGGCCCGTGACAGCAACTGCGCCACCTCCTCTGTCGCCTTCAAGCCCTTGCCGCGCAGACCCTGGTTGCGGCCGTAGAAGACCCGGATCTTGTCGCGGGCAGGGGCGAACTCCAACGGCGCGTAGATGCTGATCATCCGTCGGGCGAAACTGTCGCTCTCCTTCCGCTGGGCCCGGGCGGCGCGCGCGGCGTCCGTCACCCTGCTGTGCGACCAGCCCAGTGCCTGCGCGGCGCACGACGTGCCGTAGTACACAACGTCTTCGGCGGTGCCGTCCTCGTTCCCGTCGGCATCCAGCGGCATCATCGCGACGGTGCGCTTGAGGCCGCGGCGACCGCAGCAGCCACACTCAGTGAAGTCGTCGACGATGCCCTTGATCTTCCACTTCGAGATCGACATGAGCAGCCTTCCAGGGGCGGTGGGCGGTGGGCGGTGGGTGGCCGAACTGGCGGTACACGGTGCAGCGTGGGCACAGAGGCCGTTCTTGGCGCGCGCTCTGCTCCGCAGAGACGACGCGCTGCCGCTACGCGGCAGGGGCCGGCGGGGAGCGCTCCGCGCTCGGGCGGAGCGGCTTGCTGGGGGCCGGACGGGTACCCGGTGGGGGAGGCGCGGGTACCCGCCCGGCGGTCAGTGGGTCAGACAGTGGTCAGGGCGAAAGCCTTCTCCATCAGGCCGCTGACCGATCCGCTGATCACCCGCTCGGCGCGGGCGTCCGCCTTCGCGTCGGCGGATCCGCCCCGGGCGGGGGCCACGTGGTTGGCGTACTCGGTGAGCGCGTTGTACCCGGCCCACCGGGTGCCCCGGATACCGGCCTGGGTGTCGGCGTTCTCGAACAGGTTCGAGACGGCACCCCACCGCACGCGCTGGTTGGTCTTGGCGCGGGCGTGGTCGCTGTCCTTGACCGGCCACAGTTCGTCCACTACCGACTTGAGTTCACTGAGCGTCATTTCGGCTTCGATCATGCGCTGTGCGGCCTTCTCGAACTCCTCGGCGTACTGGAAGGTGAGCCCAAGGGCGGAACGGGCCTGAGCGATCTTGGCCTTGGCTCCGGCGGTGTGCCGGACGACGAACGAGGAACGGGCGTTGTTGAGGGCTGCGCGCATGGTGTTCGCGCACACCACCCGAATCGGCGTGACCACCAGCCGGAACGCCGAGCCTCCGTCGTGGCTGTTGAAAGCGGCAATGTAGAGGTCGACGTCGTCGTTGCCGCCGATCGTGAGGGTCTGCGGCATCTTCATGGTGAGGAACACCTGACGACCGTTCCTGAGAGATCCGGCGGTCTCGAAGTGCGCGCCCG includes:
- a CDS encoding DUF932 domain-containing protein, translated to MAHEIEKFTDGTAAFVSANESAWHKLGTVTTGAMTAEEAMRLASLSDWNVRLLPLTATELTDDGATPLEVPEHFATARTHPKTRRTQTLGVVGSDYHPVQNEEHAELLNHLVDESGAHFETAGSLRNGRQVFLTMKMPQTLTIGGNDDVDLYIAAFNSHDGGSAFRLVVTPIRVVCANTMRAALNNARSSFVVRHTAGAKAKIAQARSALGLTFQYAEEFEKAAQRMIEAEMTLSELKSVVDELWPVKDSDHARAKTNQRVRWGAVSNLFENADTQAGIRGTRWAGYNALTEYANHVAPARGGSADAKADARAERVISGSVSGLMEKAFALTTV
- a CDS encoding ParB/RepB/Spo0J family partition protein, with translation MATATADQRAASLPVDADEENLSAVLLDPSLIMRDECNAREHDTEPDAELISSVKAVGVQDPVSVRPLPDGTYTAFKGWRRTQAAQVANATAEAEGHPQRQIKAYVRTDMVGRDAWTRFLSLIENRQRQGMSPKDTLKAAELSLLGMDEVEQTRAARALGIKRGTGKRLGRAQQLDDATLRRASASGMDLEQIAQLAEVEDVPRAQDRLLRALARDEAEQGGGRGHWDQELALLTAEMDDRTTRKEAVAALEKAGIALLPTPSAYGEKDTARPLSELTSPLGRPMEEANHKGCPGHSARLDDEHRPVWYCADPAGHGHKVRPKPKPQKSAEDEEEAAERARTTACNRAWKAAAGPRKAFVSRLVRGSKALPEEAWRFALGVLLDLPRCYGKWAQRQESEDVAQFLGVKLPESPLEQVRLSEHVTLSKARTAHVLFAHVAAAFERDMRDPKGWNDASMQVRFLWEDPTPQQAAYLLLLEKLGQDDKGSYRLSEVEEQAVAAHRGTDTDAPGGA
- a CDS encoding cell envelope biogenesis protein OmpA yields the protein MTAARPGIPVRCCHRPLAGGLVVPWVSLTHNGHTAFGSLDASRMRHAFYQRLCQICSGHLEERFFVLVRPADQGLGYSPEPALHPECLPYAAAHCPMLNGTATHYRSRPVLASHPAGRPCTDPSCACPATSTDDSHTARSGRPADRYEAWMIDSRHYQLTYHQGTSDVPVGISLHVPILRKRVLREAALPADQAAVLGLLRNALGLEQR